In the Syntrophorhabdaceae bacterium genome, one interval contains:
- a CDS encoding tetratricopeptide repeat protein: MTAQEWFEKGNLFFQSARLNEAIEAYTSAIELEPKKGVIYYNRGNAHAAMGNLPEALKDFDEALLLNGKDSEIYINRAVTLYLMGEYERVIEDCTSALELIPGEAKAYVIRGNAKLVLQNPEGAVDDYGKALELTPDDIGLYHNRGLALMGLNRYSEAIGNFTSAINLDSKFSRAYYNRGTAFYRVLDLEKAMSDYSTAIALGFENPEIFCARGSLHARMGTLKEATKDFKKALELNPEFAEAYYYLGNVHLESGNEAEAFENLGISASLGFQKAAEFLEKLRAAKKSG, translated from the coding sequence ATGACAGCTCAAGAGTGGTTCGAAAAGGGAAATCTGTTTTTTCAGTCAGCAAGGCTCAATGAAGCAATCGAGGCATATACTTCCGCCATAGAGCTGGAACCTAAGAAAGGGGTAATATATTATAATCGCGGTAATGCCCATGCAGCCATGGGCAATCTGCCCGAAGCATTGAAAGATTTCGATGAAGCCCTTCTCTTAAATGGAAAAGACAGCGAAATATATATAAACAGGGCGGTTACCCTCTATCTGATGGGCGAGTATGAAAGAGTCATAGAAGATTGCACCAGTGCGCTGGAGCTCATTCCCGGCGAGGCAAAGGCATATGTGATCCGGGGCAACGCAAAGCTCGTCCTTCAAAATCCCGAGGGGGCAGTCGACGATTACGGGAAGGCCCTGGAGCTCACTCCGGACGACATAGGGCTTTATCATAACCGGGGACTTGCGCTCATGGGCCTGAACAGGTATTCCGAGGCAATCGGGAATTTCACGAGCGCCATCAATCTCGATTCAAAATTTTCCCGGGCCTATTATAATCGGGGCACTGCTTTTTACCGGGTCCTCGATTTGGAGAAGGCAATGAGCGACTACTCGACCGCAATAGCTTTGGGCTTCGAAAACCCCGAAATTTTTTGCGCACGGGGCTCCCTCCATGCCAGGATGGGGACTCTCAAGGAGGCTACGAAAGACTTCAAGAAAGCCCTCGAGTTGAATCCGGAGTTTGCCGAGGCCTACTATTATCTCGGAAATGTCCATCTGGAATCGGGAAATGAGGCAGAGGCATTCGAAAACCTCGGGATCTCCGCTTCCCTTGGATTTCAAAAAGCCGCGGAATTCCTCGAAAAACTGCGGGCGGCAAAAAAGAGCGGGTAG